Genomic segment of Desulfobacterales bacterium:
CAATCATTAGATAAAAAGAAATGTTTGTATGTAGCTTCTTATCATCACGATTATCCATGGCAAGATGGAATTGAAAAAGGTTTACACAAGGTTCTTAATGGACATTGTATAATTAAACAATTTAACATGGATACCAACCGTTACCCCCAAGATGCTCAACAAAAAGCTTTAGAAGCCAAAGCTCTCATAGAAACTTGGAAACCTGATGTAGTAATCGCTTCCGACGACAATGCATCCAAATATCTAATCGTACCTTTTTTTAAAAATGCTGCAATCCCGTTTATTTTTTGCGGGGTTAATGAGTCAGTCGAAGAATACGGCTTCCCATTTTCAAACGTAACTGGAATGATGGAAGTAGCTCCCATCAAAGGCATTCTAACGCAAATAAAAAAAATTTTACCTAACGCTGAAGCAGCTGTTTGTTTAGCCATGGACGGTATAACTGGAATTAAATTTTGCAATCAAGTGAAGGAAATATCAAGACAAGAGGGGATTGTCTTTAAAAATAACTTTATGAAAAATATGCAGGATTTTGAGAGGTATTAGATAAATTCACTTTACAAATAGAATTTAGTAGTATTTATTTATACTAAATACTACTAAACAGGTGAGTTATGAAAACTCTAAAAGAGTATGCAAAAGAACATGGAATAAAATATCGCGCAGCATGGAATCGTTATAAAGCTGGAAAAATTACTGAAGCCTATCAAGATGAATTTGGAAAAATTCTTCTTCCAGAAGTTGATTTACGTCCTGAATATGTTGTTTGTTACGCCCGTGTTTCATCAGCTGAAAATAAGAAAAACTTGGATTCTCAGTCTGAAAGATTAACAGCTTATTGTGCCGCTAAAGGCTATATTGTTCAACAAGTTATAAAAGAATGCGCATCTGGATTAAATGATAAACGTCCTAAACTCTAGGAATTACTTAAAAATCCTGATATTACCTGTATTGTTGTAGAACATGCGGATAGATTAACACGATTTGGTTTAAACTATATTCAGATTTTTATGGCGTCAAAAGGCTGTCGAATTGAAATTATTAATAAGGCCGTTAATGATAAAGAAGATTTAATGCAAGATTTTGTTAGTCTTGTAACATGCTTTACTGCAAGATTATACGGATTAAGACGTAGTAAAAGAAAAACTGAAAAATTGATTAAGGCATTAGAAAATGAAAATAACAAGAGCATCGAAAACCTACAAAAGAGCTAAAAAAACATTATCATATTATTTACATAAAGTCGTAAAAGATTATTTTTCTTTTAAAGATTTACGACTTGTTGTTGTTGAAAAATTAAAGAATTTAAAGATAGGTAAACAAGAAAGAAGTAAAGAATTTAGAAAGACGCTCAGTAACTGGAATTATAGGGAATTGCTGGATACAATCCAGATGCGATGTGAAGAAAACCGTGTTGTCTTTAGATCAGTCAATCCTTATAAAACCAGTCAAAGATGTCCATCATGCGCCCATACTGAGCGGGAGAATCGGAAGTTTAAAGAATTTAAGTGTCTGAAATGTGGGTTTTCGGAACATGCTGACTATGTCGGCTCGCTTAATATTTTAAACCGATTCCTCATCGGACGATATGGTGCCGATTTCAAAACCGACCCAATACCATTAAATACTATTGGTTAGGTAGCTATTACAAAGAAGCGCAAGATTATGATTTCATTCTGTTGGCTAATTATGTTGGGATAAATGATTGGGATGCGGATAAAGCAAAAACTATTATCTACAATCAAACCAAGAAGTTGACGATTTCTCAAAATCCCTGGGTTGCACCTTATGTCGTGCTGGTGTTCGCAAATGATCCTGAAGAACAAGGTGAATATGCCGCAAATGTTGCTTTAAAAATTTTATCGGGAGCCAAAATTTCTGATTTTCCAATTGTAAGCAATTATAAATGGACATTTATTTATAATCAATCATTACTTGAGCAAGTAGAAATAAAATTGCCTCCTAAAATGTATAACTATGGATCACCTTATATTGAAAAAAAAGACTAATCTAATGATGTTAGAAAATTTGAGTATTGGTAAAAAAATCGGATTTTGTTTTTCGATAATTCTTATGCTCTTGCTGATTGTCGGAATCATGGGAACCTTCTCAGTTAATAAAGTAGTAAAAGGCCTTAAGCTTTATAAAAAAATTTATGAAGTTAAAGATATTTTTACCAATGTCAAAACATTTACAGATCAATACCAATTTTATAGCTTTAAAGAAGGTAGAAAAAAACAGGAAGAAGCGAGAAAGAAAACAATCGCCTATTTGGATAAATGCACTACAATAGTAAGAAGTCTTGATAATGATCTTGTTAATTTTGATCATTCGATAAAAAATGTTATCACGATTATAAAACAAGAAATCATAAATTATAGTGAAGACTTAGATCGATATGTAATATCAGAGAATAGTAAAATACACTTGGAAAAAGTTATTAATGACTTTGGAAAAGTAATGGTTCCGTTAATAGACTCCGGAGAATTTTTAATTGAAGCGATGCAGACAGAAAGTCGGATTCTAATTAATAATTGGGATCTTTATTTTGCTAAGAACACAACAACTAATTGGGACAATATGCTTAATTCCCTATATAATATGGAAACATCAATTGAGCAATGGTTTAATAATGTAAAAAAAAGTGAAATATTAAAACCAATCGCAGAAAAAATTATAAGTCAATTTAAAATTTACGAAACAAAAATTCATTTGTACCATAAAGAAATTTTGAATCAAATCGATGCCAAAAACCAAATGGTTATTCATAAAGACCATTTAAATAACCACATAATTGAACTCGATAAAAAAATGTTCAGCAGGATGAAAGATATTGAAAAGTTTTCTATTCTTTTTAATATCGGTATCATGATTTTATCTATAATTATCGGTGTATTGTTTTCAATCTTTGCCACACATAAATGGTTAATACTTCCCATTTTAAAATTAGATAAAGCCGCCAAGCTGTTAGCTAATGGTGAATATGATCAAATTCTACCCGTTGATCGTAGGGATGAAATTGGCAGTTTAGGGAAAAGTTTTGACTATATGCGGAATTCCATACGAATTAATATGGAAGCTTTAAAAAATGCTGAAAAAAAATACAGAAGCATTTTTGAAAATGCCTTTGAAGGTATTTTTCAAATTTCCTCTAAATGTCGATTTATCAGTGCTAATTATTCATTGGCTAAACTATTGGGTTACAGTTCACCAGAAGAATTAATATCATCTGTAACCGATATTGCAAATCAATGTTATGCTTTTCCGGAAGATCATCAGAAATTAATTAACGATAATATTCATAAGGATAAATTTTCGGGCATCGAAATAAAGTTTTTACGCAAAGATAAAACTACGTTTTGGGGATCAGCTTCAATAAGAGCTATTTACGATACTAACCATAATTGTAATTATTTTGAAGGTTCGATTATTGATATCACCATATTTAAGGAAAAAGAGAAAGCAGAAAAAGAACGTGAGGTAGCAGAATCAGCTAATAAAGCTAAAAGTGAATTTTTGGCTAAAATGAGTCATGAAATCCGTACACCTATGAATGCCATCATAGGTTTGAGTGATCTTTCTCTAAAAACTGATTTGAACGCAAGGCAACTGGATTATTTAACAAAAATAAACTTATCAGCTCATTCCCTTTTGGTAATTATCAATGATATTCTCGATTTTTCTAAGATCGAGGCCGGTAAACTAGACATGGAATTTATCGCTTTTCAATTGCTCGATGTTTTTGAAAAGTTGACTGTTTTGTTTTATGATAAATCTGCTGAAAAAGGAATCGAACTGATTATTTCCATTGACGAGGACGTGCCCTATGCTTTAATTGGAGATCCAACTCGGCTTGGGCAGATTATCACTAATCTTGTAAGCAATGCAGTAAAATTTACTGATAAAGGCGAAATTGTTATCAAAATAAAAGTTTTGGAAAAGAGAGATACAACAGCTATGCTCTTTTTTTCCGTCGAGGATACTGGTATCGGTATTACTGAAGAACAACTTGCTGGAATATTTCAGCCTTTCAACCAGGCTGATAGCTCTACTACTCGAAAATACGGAGGTAGTGGTCTTGGACTTTCGATTACCAAGAGACTTGTGGAAATGATGAAAGGACATATCTATGTATCCAGTCAAGCTGGGAAAGGAAGTATTTTTTCATTTGAAGCTGAGTTTGGCCTACTTCCTATAGGTAGAGATTTCCAATTAACACCGACAAGGAATTTAAGGGGTATAAAATTACTGGTGATTGATGATAATCTTGTTTCCATGAGAGCAATTGAAGAAATGCTTTCTTCCTTGACTTTTAGAGTTACTGGAGTGCAATCTGGCCAGGAAGGACTGAACGCATTGATCCAAGCTAAGTCTGAGGACCCATTCGATCTTGTAATCACTGATTATCGTATGAAAAAAATGGATGGTTTCGAGACCGTCAGAGCTATTCGTCAAGCTGGAATCCAAAATCAAAAAATAGGCATCCCCATTCCTGTCATTATGATAAGCGCTTACGATTTGGACGGTACATTGGTTGAAAATGCTAAAAATGAAGGGATCAATGATTTCCTGCGTAAACCGGTAAATTCATCTATCCTTCTTAACACAATAATGGAAATTTTTGGGCACAAGGCTTCACAAAGAATCAATCGTAAATCAATAATCTCAACTACTGACGCCTTGAAAAACATCAGTGGAGCCCAAATTCTTGTAGTCGAAGACAATGAAATTAACCAACTAGTGGCCACCGAATTATTAAGGGATGCCGGTTTTATTATAACTTTAGCTGATAACGGATTTAAAGCGGTTGAGCAGATAAAGGCGAGTGAAAAATTTAACTATGACCTGATTTTAATGGATATTCAAATGCCGGAGATGGACGGTTATACAGCTTCACGAAAAATACGAGATTTTGAAATATCAAAATCAAAGTCTAAAATTCCTATTATCGCCATGACAGCCCATGCTATGACAGGTGAACGAGAAAAATGTATAGCTGCCGGTATGGATGATTATGTCGCCAAGCCTATCAACCCAGATGCTCTTTTTGAAGCGCTTATCAAGTGGATTAAACCTGGTGGACGGGATATATCCGAAAGCAACTCGATAATTAAAAAAGAGAAATTGTTTGAACCAAAAATTGAATTGCCGAATAAATTGCCAGGTATTGATATTCAATCAGGTATGGAAAGAGTTGTTGGTAATAAAAAATTATATATAAATTTACTGCGAAAATTTGCGCAAAATTACGCAGATACTCCGGCGGAAATAAATGAAGCCTTGAATAAGGGAGATGCTGAAACTGCTGAACGAATTGCTCATACACTTAAGGGTGTATCTGGAAACATAGGTGCTGATTCACTTCAAAAGTCAGCCGGCTCTCTGGAATTTACAATCAAGCATGGAAATAAAAATGCTATTCGCGAGTCGATGGATAAGTTTTCCACAGATTTAGACCAACTGGTAAACACGATTACATCAATTATATCAAAAACTGAATCAAATGCCATAACTCGTGATCAGTCGGAGAATATTGCTGTTAATATAAAAGAAATAACACCTCTGATAAAACGGCTTGTTGAGCTTATCGAAACGGATCTTTCGGAGGCGATGAATCACTTGGATCTTATGAAACCATACTTGGAACAAAGCAATGTTCATGATAAATTTCAAATGATAGTTGAGGCCCTTGATATTTTCGCCACAGATGATGCTCTAAAAAATTTGTATGCGCTTGCTCAAGAACTCAACATCCAAATTACCAATTAAAGAAAAAAGCATTATAATAAGGAAGTGATACATGAGTAGTAATAACAAAGAACAAACAATTCTAATTGTGGATGATGCGCCTGAAAACATA
This window contains:
- a CDS encoding transposase: MKITRASKTYKRAKKTLSYYLHKVVKDYFSFKDLRLVVVEKLKNLKIGKQERSKEFRKTLSNWNYRELLDTIQMRCEENRVVFRSVNPYKTSQRCPSCAHTERENRKFKEFKCLKCGFSEHADYVGSLNILNRFLIGRYGADFKTDPIPLNTIG
- a CDS encoding response regulator; the encoded protein is MKKKTNLMMLENLSIGKKIGFCFSIILMLLLIVGIMGTFSVNKVVKGLKLYKKIYEVKDIFTNVKTFTDQYQFYSFKEGRKKQEEARKKTIAYLDKCTTIVRSLDNDLVNFDHSIKNVITIIKQEIINYSEDLDRYVISENSKIHLEKVINDFGKVMVPLIDSGEFLIEAMQTESRILINNWDLYFAKNTTTNWDNMLNSLYNMETSIEQWFNNVKKSEILKPIAEKIISQFKIYETKIHLYHKEILNQIDAKNQMVIHKDHLNNHIIELDKKMFSRMKDIEKFSILFNIGIMILSIIIGVLFSIFATHKWLILPILKLDKAAKLLANGEYDQILPVDRRDEIGSLGKSFDYMRNSIRINMEALKNAEKKYRSIFENAFEGIFQISSKCRFISANYSLAKLLGYSSPEELISSVTDIANQCYAFPEDHQKLINDNIHKDKFSGIEIKFLRKDKTTFWGSASIRAIYDTNHNCNYFEGSIIDITIFKEKEKAEKEREVAESANKAKSEFLAKMSHEIRTPMNAIIGLSDLSLKTDLNARQLDYLTKINLSAHSLLVIINDILDFSKIEAGKLDMEFIAFQLLDVFEKLTVLFYDKSAEKGIELIISIDEDVPYALIGDPTRLGQIITNLVSNAVKFTDKGEIVIKIKVLEKRDTTAMLFFSVEDTGIGITEEQLAGIFQPFNQADSSTTRKYGGSGLGLSITKRLVEMMKGHIYVSSQAGKGSIFSFEAEFGLLPIGRDFQLTPTRNLRGIKLLVIDDNLVSMRAIEEMLSSLTFRVTGVQSGQEGLNALIQAKSEDPFDLVITDYRMKKMDGFETVRAIRQAGIQNQKIGIPIPVIMISAYDLDGTLVENAKNEGINDFLRKPVNSSILLNTIMEIFGHKASQRINRKSIISTTDALKNISGAQILVVEDNEINQLVATELLRDAGFIITLADNGFKAVEQIKASEKFNYDLILMDIQMPEMDGYTASRKIRDFEISKSKSKIPIIAMTAHAMTGEREKCIAAGMDDYVAKPINPDALFEALIKWIKPGGRDISESNSIIKKEKLFEPKIELPNKLPGIDIQSGMERVVGNKKLYINLLRKFAQNYADTPAEINEALNKGDAETAERIAHTLKGVSGNIGADSLQKSAGSLEFTIKHGNKNAIRESMDKFSTDLDQLVNTITSIISKTESNAITRDQSENIAVNIKEITPLIKRLVELIETDLSEAMNHLDLMKPYLEQSNVHDKFQMIVEALDIFATDDALKNLYALAQELNIQITN